One genomic segment of Rubripirellula amarantea includes these proteins:
- a CDS encoding class I SAM-dependent DNA methyltransferase: MSKRYRIQFPSSNSESLGQDEVFFTLIEDGREKRLRFHDYDEIYKRPGLYEQLFYERLRCNSPEKLADLLRRALDTVREPVSELRVIDLGAGNGMMGEVLKRDGVARLVGADIIPEARDAAFRDRSTVYDDYYIEDFANLSDDVSEELRDWRFDCLTCVAALGFGDIPPRAFFNAMKLISTNGWLAFNIKETFLDHNEQSGFSRLVRELIFSKYLDIYHLELYRHRLSMEGTQLFYYALVGRMTASIPADFLERFNIDS, translated from the coding sequence ATGTCTAAACGCTACCGCATCCAGTTTCCGTCATCCAATTCCGAAAGCCTAGGACAAGACGAGGTATTCTTCACGCTCATTGAGGATGGCAGAGAGAAGCGTCTACGCTTCCATGACTACGATGAGATCTACAAGCGTCCCGGTTTGTATGAGCAGCTTTTCTACGAACGCCTGCGTTGCAATTCTCCCGAGAAACTTGCCGATCTCTTGAGACGCGCCCTTGATACAGTACGCGAACCGGTTTCCGAATTGCGTGTGATCGACCTCGGCGCGGGCAATGGGATGATGGGAGAGGTCCTTAAACGTGATGGAGTCGCTCGACTCGTCGGTGCCGACATCATTCCGGAAGCAAGAGACGCAGCCTTCCGTGATCGTTCAACGGTCTACGATGATTACTACATCGAAGATTTCGCCAATCTAAGCGACGATGTGAGTGAAGAGCTGCGCGATTGGCGTTTTGATTGCTTGACTTGCGTCGCAGCTCTAGGATTTGGTGACATTCCACCGCGAGCCTTCTTCAATGCAATGAAGCTGATCAGCACCAATGGGTGGCTGGCGTTCAATATCAAGGAGACATTTCTCGATCACAATGAGCAGTCTGGTTTTTCGCGTTTAGTCCGAGAGTTGATCTTTTCGAAGTACCTTGATATTTATCACCTCGAACTCTATCGACACCGACTTTCGATGGAAGGAACGCAGTTGTTCTACTATGCGTTGGTCGGACGAATGACCGCTTCGATTCCCGCAGACTTCCTTGAGCGGTTCAATATTGACAGCTAG
- a CDS encoding MFS transporter: MQNHDREPSSLRRLVTILVLIVAGETVFFLPFVLPRVFRPTLLEVFQLTNLELGVAFSIYGLVALLAYFPGGPLADRFSARKLMAFALLATSLGGIVMTSLPSFPVLKMLYGFWGLTTILLFWAPLIRETRAWGGAELPGRAFGFLDGGRGFVAAAIGSSAVALFSYFMPDDVQIATPDQQANAFRQVVLLFSTITFAAAILVWFAINDNSHRHIAPTSELKSQGIVRVLRMPTVWLQSVVVVCAYVGYKGLDDISLYAYEVLEFDEVESATVGTLSMWVRPFAAIAAGLLADRVGVARMTIASLAMFAIGTGVIAIGPFQPGVTAFFFATLIATSAAVFALRGLYYAMMEEGRVPFGDTGTAVGIVSVVGYTPDVFMGPVMGVLLDRWPGERGHQYVFLVLTIAALVGLVASIMFLRIVERSQRQAA; encoded by the coding sequence ATGCAAAATCACGACCGGGAACCTTCTTCGCTACGTCGATTGGTCACGATCTTAGTTTTGATTGTGGCGGGTGAGACCGTGTTCTTCTTGCCGTTCGTTCTACCACGAGTATTCCGACCGACGTTGTTGGAAGTGTTTCAACTGACCAATCTTGAATTGGGCGTTGCGTTTTCAATTTATGGTCTGGTCGCGTTGCTGGCGTACTTTCCGGGCGGGCCCCTCGCAGACCGATTCTCGGCGCGAAAGCTGATGGCATTTGCGTTGTTGGCAACCTCGTTGGGCGGAATAGTCATGACTTCATTGCCCTCGTTTCCCGTATTGAAAATGCTATACGGTTTTTGGGGTTTAACCACGATTTTACTGTTCTGGGCACCGCTGATTCGAGAAACGCGTGCATGGGGCGGTGCAGAGTTACCCGGTCGTGCGTTTGGATTTCTCGATGGCGGACGCGGGTTTGTTGCCGCTGCGATTGGTAGCAGCGCCGTTGCACTATTTTCGTACTTCATGCCCGACGACGTTCAAATCGCAACACCTGACCAGCAGGCGAATGCGTTTCGACAAGTTGTATTGCTGTTTTCAACGATCACATTCGCCGCCGCAATCCTCGTTTGGTTTGCGATCAATGACAATAGCCATCGGCACATCGCGCCCACCAGCGAGTTGAAGTCGCAGGGAATCGTACGTGTGCTTCGCATGCCGACCGTTTGGTTGCAATCTGTTGTCGTGGTTTGCGCCTATGTCGGTTACAAAGGCTTGGACGACATTTCGCTTTATGCGTACGAAGTTCTTGAGTTTGACGAAGTTGAATCAGCCACCGTGGGTACTTTGTCTATGTGGGTGCGTCCATTCGCGGCGATCGCGGCAGGTTTGCTGGCGGATCGAGTAGGCGTTGCCAGAATGACAATCGCAAGCTTGGCTATGTTTGCGATCGGCACTGGCGTGATCGCGATCGGACCTTTCCAACCTGGCGTGACCGCATTCTTTTTCGCGACGCTGATCGCCACGAGTGCTGCGGTATTTGCTCTTCGCGGTCTCTATTACGCGATGATGGAAGAGGGACGCGTGCCGTTTGGAGACACCGGTACTGCCGTGGGCATCGTATCGGTCGTCGGCTACACGCCCGACGTTTTCATGGGCCCGGTCATGGGAGTCCTGCTCGATCGATGGCCTGGGGAACGAGGGCATCAATACGTCTTCCTGGTACTCACCATAGCTGCACTAGTTGGCTTGGTGGCATCGATCATGTTTCTTCGAATCGTGGAACGTTCGCAACGCCAAGCGGCTTGA